A portion of the Streptomyces sp. NBC_00376 genome contains these proteins:
- a CDS encoding GMC family oxidoreductase, giving the protein MTDNHVYDYVVIGGGTAGSVIASRLTENPDTTVAVIEGGPSDVGRDDVLTLRRWMGLLGGELDYDYPTTEQPRGNSHIRHSRARVLGGCSSHNTLIAFKPLPSDWDEWADAGAEGWDAASMDPYFARLRNNIVPVDEADRNAIARDFVEAARTALDVPRVEGFNKQPFHEGVGFFDLAYHPENNKRSSASVAYLHPFLDRPNLHIALETWAFGLDLEGSRATGVRVRTKEGEEHVVRARREVLVCAGAVDTPRLLLHSGIGPRADLEKLGIPVVHDLPGVGENLLDHPESVIVWETDGPIPENSAMDSDAGLFVRRDPDADGPDLMFHFYQIPFTDNPERLGYERPPHGVSMTPNIPKPRSRGRLYLTSADPEAKPALDFRYFTDEDDYDGRTLVDGIRIARRIAEQEPLAGWLKREVCPGPGVTSDEELGEYARKVAHTVYHPAGTCRMGSPDDELAVVSPDLRIRGLEGIRIADASVFPTMTTVNPMIGVLMIGEKCADLLEGNA; this is encoded by the coding sequence ATGACCGACAACCACGTCTACGACTATGTCGTCATCGGCGGCGGCACCGCCGGATCGGTGATCGCCTCCCGGCTCACCGAGAACCCCGACACCACTGTCGCCGTCATCGAGGGCGGCCCCAGCGACGTCGGACGGGACGACGTCCTCACCCTGCGCCGCTGGATGGGCCTCCTCGGCGGTGAACTGGACTACGACTACCCGACGACCGAACAGCCCCGCGGCAACTCCCACATACGGCACAGCCGGGCCCGCGTCCTCGGCGGCTGCTCGTCCCACAACACCCTCATCGCCTTCAAGCCCCTGCCGTCCGACTGGGACGAGTGGGCCGACGCGGGCGCCGAGGGCTGGGACGCGGCGTCGATGGATCCGTACTTCGCCCGGTTGCGCAACAACATCGTCCCGGTGGACGAGGCCGACCGCAACGCCATCGCCCGGGACTTCGTCGAGGCCGCGCGGACCGCACTCGACGTGCCGCGCGTCGAAGGCTTCAACAAGCAGCCGTTCCACGAGGGTGTCGGCTTCTTCGATCTCGCTTACCACCCGGAGAACAACAAGCGCTCCTCCGCCTCCGTGGCGTATCTGCACCCGTTCCTGGACCGGCCCAACCTCCATATCGCCCTGGAGACCTGGGCGTTCGGACTGGACCTCGAAGGCAGCCGGGCCACCGGTGTGCGGGTGCGCACCAAGGAGGGCGAGGAGCACGTCGTACGGGCCCGGCGCGAGGTACTCGTCTGCGCGGGCGCCGTGGACACCCCCCGGCTGCTGCTGCATTCGGGCATCGGGCCCCGCGCCGACCTGGAGAAGCTCGGCATCCCCGTCGTGCACGACCTGCCGGGCGTCGGCGAGAACCTCCTCGACCACCCCGAATCCGTCATCGTCTGGGAGACCGACGGGCCGATCCCGGAGAACTCCGCGATGGACAGCGACGCGGGCCTGTTCGTACGCAGGGACCCGGACGCCGACGGGCCGGACCTGATGTTCCACTTCTACCAGATCCCGTTCACCGACAACCCCGAGCGCCTGGGGTACGAGCGGCCCCCGCACGGTGTGTCGATGACCCCCAACATCCCCAAGCCCCGCAGCCGCGGCCGCCTCTACCTGACCAGCGCCGACCCCGAGGCCAAACCCGCCCTCGACTTCCGGTACTTCACCGACGAGGACGACTACGACGGCCGCACCCTCGTCGACGGCATTCGCATCGCACGCCGCATCGCGGAGCAGGAGCCGCTCGCCGGCTGGCTGAAGCGCGAGGTCTGCCCGGGGCCCGGGGTCACCTCCGACGAGGAGCTCGGCGAGTACGCGCGCAAGGTCGCACACACCGTCTACCACCCGGCGGGGACCTGCCGCATGGGCTCCCCGGACGACGAACTCGCCGTGGTGTCACCCGATCTGAGGATTCGTGGCCTGGAGGGCATCCGGATCGCCGACGCGTCCGTCTTCCCGACGATGACGACCGTCAACCCGATGATCGGCGTGCTGATGATCGGGGAGAAATGCGCGGACCTCCTGGAAGGCAATGCCTGA
- a CDS encoding ABC transporter substrate-binding protein — protein sequence MRSRTIAAAAAFGLLTLTGCGAADMTKQASPYADAHGAKTVTLSVQSWVGAQANAAVARYLLEHELGYRVDTVQIDEVPAWDALSQGRVDAILEDWGHPEQEQRYVADKKTIAPGGELGVTGHIGWFVPKYFADTNPDVTDWKNLNKYADRLRTAESGGKGQLLDGSPSYVTNDRALVKNLDLDYQVVFSGSEAAQITQIKQFAKKKKPFLTYWYKPQWLFEQVPMTEVKLPAYEEGCDAEPEKVACAYPHTPLRKFLNARFADAGGRAAEFLKNFRWTTRAQNEVALMIADQKLAPEQAAERWVKKNESTWRAWLPK from the coding sequence ATGCGTAGCCGTACCATCGCCGCCGCCGCGGCGTTCGGCCTGCTGACCCTCACGGGCTGCGGGGCGGCGGACATGACCAAGCAGGCGTCCCCGTACGCCGACGCCCACGGCGCGAAGACCGTGACACTGTCCGTCCAGTCGTGGGTGGGCGCGCAGGCCAACGCCGCCGTCGCCCGGTACCTGCTCGAACACGAGCTGGGGTACCGGGTCGACACCGTCCAGATCGACGAGGTACCCGCCTGGGACGCGCTCAGCCAGGGCCGCGTCGACGCGATCCTGGAGGACTGGGGCCACCCGGAGCAGGAGCAGCGGTACGTCGCGGACAAGAAGACCATCGCACCGGGCGGGGAACTCGGCGTGACCGGCCACATCGGCTGGTTCGTGCCGAAGTACTTCGCCGACACGAACCCCGACGTGACGGACTGGAAGAACCTGAACAAGTACGCCGACCGGCTCCGCACGGCGGAGAGCGGCGGAAAGGGCCAGCTCCTGGACGGCTCGCCGTCGTACGTCACCAATGACAGGGCGCTGGTGAAGAACCTGGACCTGGACTACCAGGTGGTCTTCTCCGGCTCCGAGGCGGCGCAGATCACCCAGATCAAGCAGTTCGCCAAGAAGAAGAAGCCCTTCCTGACCTACTGGTACAAGCCGCAGTGGCTGTTCGAGCAGGTTCCCATGACGGAGGTGAAGCTGCCCGCGTACGAGGAGGGCTGCGACGCCGAACCGGAGAAGGTGGCGTGCGCGTATCCGCACACCCCGCTGCGGAAGTTCCTCAATGCCCGGTTCGCCGACGCGGGCGGCCGGGCCGCCGAGTTCCTGAAGAACTTCCGCTGGACCACCCGGGCCCAGAACGAGGTGGCGCTGATGATCGCGGACCAGAAGCTCGCGCCCGAACAGGCCGCGGAGCGCTGGGTGAAGAAGAACGAGTCCACCTGGCGGGCGTGGCTGCCGAAGTGA
- a CDS encoding SGNH/GDSL hydrolase family protein, with product MHIEDEHIKDKHNVEMHIKETDTLLFIGDSITDAGRDRADSASLGSGYVHEIARTLHDRASGGPGPAVINKGLNGNRVYDLEARWTTDVIDLRPTVVTVKIGINDTWRRYDCGIMSPVDEFEACLDRLLADTARKLSARLVVITPFLLPVTAEQEDWFEDLTPRTEAVLRAATANGAQLVRADLALRRAAEQHQAAELARDGVHPSPVGHRIIADAWLAAVDSTAAVSDPRR from the coding sequence ATGCACATCGAGGACGAGCACATCAAGGACAAGCACAACGTGGAGATGCACATCAAGGAGACGGACACACTCCTGTTCATCGGTGACTCCATCACCGACGCGGGCCGCGACCGAGCGGACTCCGCATCGCTCGGCAGCGGATACGTCCACGAGATCGCCCGGACCCTGCATGACCGGGCGAGCGGCGGACCCGGGCCCGCCGTCATCAACAAGGGCCTCAACGGCAATCGCGTGTACGACCTCGAAGCCCGCTGGACCACCGACGTCATCGATCTCCGGCCCACCGTGGTCACCGTGAAGATCGGCATCAACGACACCTGGCGGCGTTACGACTGCGGAATCATGAGCCCGGTCGACGAGTTCGAGGCCTGCCTCGACCGCCTCCTCGCGGACACCGCGCGGAAGCTGTCCGCCCGGCTGGTCGTCATCACCCCGTTCTTGCTGCCGGTCACCGCGGAACAGGAGGACTGGTTCGAGGACCTCACGCCCCGTACCGAAGCCGTCCTGCGTGCCGCGACGGCCAACGGCGCCCAACTCGTCCGCGCGGACCTCGCGCTCCGCCGCGCCGCCGAGCAGCACCAGGCCGCGGAGCTGGCCCGGGACGGCGTCCATCCGAGCCCTGTCGGCCACCGGATCATCGCCGATGCCTGGCTCGCCGCGGTCGACTCCACCGCCGCTGTTTCGGACCCGCGACGGTAG
- a CDS encoding ABC transporter permease subunit, which translates to MSTTAVARVPLSDTLARYRTALVAGAALVALLLGILFLGGGTWPARLAVDLSGPLGDASDWIIDNRDSHPLFLYFFGHISNAVVLSVRAVYLVLLAAGWAGVTAAAGLVAWRLAGIRPALTAVAAFAVCGLLGMWVPTMQTLALMTVAVTASVLLGAALGLAAGLSDRLHRALRPVLDTMQVLPAFAYLLPVVLVFGIGVPAAVLATVVYAAPPMARLTALGLRGADAGVMEAAASLGATGRQRLLTARLPLARKELLLGVNQSIMMALSMAVIASVIGAGGLGDRVYQALASVDVGAALAAGVPVVLLAVVLDRVTAAAGERIGAAPSRGTALGWAVAAAVATAFALVGRHTGRLLWPDAWTVDIAASVNRAVDWMTAHLYSGVPVVGGTADWAARFTGWVLDPVRDGLQWLPWWTVLLLVAVLAQLVGTWRTALTAVLAMAVIGVLGAWEPALDTLSQVLAAVAVTLLAGVAIGVAAARGPRLERLLRPVLDVFQTMPQFVYLIPVVALFGVGRAPAAAAAVVYALPAVVRITTQGMRAVDPVVLESSRSLGATGWQQLRQVQLPLARPALLLAVNQGVVLVLAVVIIGGMVGGGALGYLVVFGLAQGDLATGLVAGVAIVCLGLMLDRVTQPAGKETRNA; encoded by the coding sequence ATGAGCACCACCGCCGTCGCGCGCGTGCCACTGAGCGACACCCTCGCCCGGTACCGCACCGCACTCGTGGCGGGGGCCGCACTCGTCGCGCTCCTGCTCGGCATCCTGTTCCTGGGCGGCGGCACCTGGCCCGCGCGCCTCGCCGTCGACCTGTCCGGACCGCTCGGCGACGCCAGCGACTGGATCATCGACAACCGGGACAGCCACCCGCTCTTCCTGTACTTCTTCGGCCACATCAGCAACGCCGTCGTCCTGTCCGTACGCGCCGTCTACCTCGTGCTCCTCGCCGCCGGCTGGGCCGGGGTCACGGCCGCCGCCGGCCTCGTCGCCTGGCGCCTCGCGGGCATCCGCCCGGCGCTCACCGCCGTCGCCGCGTTCGCCGTGTGCGGGCTGCTCGGCATGTGGGTCCCCACCATGCAGACCCTCGCACTGATGACCGTCGCCGTCACCGCGTCCGTGCTGCTCGGCGCGGCGCTCGGGCTAGCCGCCGGACTGTCCGACCGCTTGCACCGAGCGCTGCGCCCGGTGCTCGACACCATGCAGGTGCTGCCCGCGTTCGCGTATCTGCTCCCGGTCGTACTGGTCTTCGGCATCGGCGTCCCGGCGGCCGTCCTTGCCACCGTCGTCTACGCGGCACCGCCCATGGCCCGGCTTACCGCGCTCGGGCTGCGCGGCGCGGATGCAGGGGTCATGGAGGCCGCGGCCTCGCTCGGCGCGACCGGCCGTCAGCGGCTGCTGACCGCCCGGCTCCCGCTGGCCCGCAAGGAACTGCTGCTCGGCGTCAACCAGTCGATCATGATGGCGCTCTCGATGGCCGTGATCGCCTCCGTGATCGGCGCGGGCGGCCTCGGTGACCGCGTGTACCAGGCCCTGGCCTCCGTCGATGTCGGCGCCGCGCTCGCCGCCGGGGTGCCGGTCGTGCTCCTCGCCGTCGTCCTCGACCGTGTCACCGCCGCGGCGGGGGAGCGGATCGGCGCCGCACCCTCCCGGGGGACGGCTCTCGGCTGGGCCGTCGCCGCGGCCGTGGCGACGGCCTTCGCACTCGTCGGCCGCCACACCGGGCGGCTGTTGTGGCCCGACGCCTGGACCGTGGACATCGCAGCGTCCGTCAACCGCGCCGTCGACTGGATGACCGCGCACCTGTACTCCGGGGTGCCCGTCGTCGGCGGCACCGCCGACTGGGCCGCCCGCTTCACCGGCTGGGTCCTCGACCCGGTCCGCGACGGCCTGCAGTGGCTGCCCTGGTGGACCGTACTGCTGCTGGTGGCAGTACTCGCCCAGCTCGTCGGCACCTGGCGCACCGCGCTGACCGCCGTGCTCGCCATGGCCGTGATCGGGGTGCTCGGGGCATGGGAACCGGCGCTGGACACCCTCTCGCAGGTGCTGGCCGCGGTCGCCGTCACGCTCCTCGCCGGTGTGGCCATCGGCGTCGCCGCGGCGCGCGGCCCACGCCTGGAACGTCTGCTGCGGCCGGTGCTCGACGTCTTCCAGACGATGCCGCAGTTCGTGTACCTGATCCCGGTGGTCGCGCTGTTCGGCGTCGGCCGGGCACCTGCCGCCGCCGCCGCAGTGGTGTACGCGCTGCCCGCCGTCGTCCGCATCACCACCCAGGGCATGCGGGCCGTGGACCCGGTCGTGCTGGAGTCGTCCCGCTCGCTCGGGGCGACCGGCTGGCAGCAGCTGCGCCAGGTCCAACTACCGCTTGCCCGGCCCGCTTTGCTGCTTGCCGTCAATCAGGGAGTGGTCCTCGTCCTCGCCGTCGTCATCATCGGCGGCATGGTCGGCGGGGGAGCGCTCGGCTACCTCGTGGTGTTCGGGCTGGCCCAGGGCGACCTGGCGACCGGGCTGGTAGCCGGCGTGGCCATCGTGTGCCTCGGACTGATGCTGGACCGGGTCACCCAGCCTGCCGGAAAGGAGACCCGGAATGCGTAG
- a CDS encoding quaternary amine ABC transporter ATP-binding protein: protein MTAEPPVFSVRELWKVFGPKAERVPKDPDLAALAPAELREHTGCTAAVRDVSFDVRKGEVFVVMGLSGSGKSTLVRCLTRLIEPTSGSIAIDGEDVLSMDASRLRELRRHRAAMVFQHFGLLPHRSVIDNVAYGLEIQGVPRAERRDRAAEFVTKVGLEGLEGRRPGQLSGGQQQRVGLARALAVDPEVLLFDEPFSALDPLIRRDMQEEVVRLHGEEGRTMVFITHDLGEALKLGDRIALMRDGRIVQLGTPEEIVGAPADDYVRDFVRDVPREHVMTVRTAMRPAEAAEADSGPALAPGATVHEAIEAVVRSGGTARVVEDGRCVGVVGHADLLGVVAGLAPQKEAA, encoded by the coding sequence ATGACCGCCGAACCGCCTGTCTTCTCCGTGCGCGAGTTGTGGAAGGTCTTCGGCCCGAAGGCCGAGCGGGTGCCGAAGGATCCGGATCTCGCCGCTCTCGCCCCCGCCGAGCTGCGTGAACACACCGGCTGCACCGCCGCCGTGCGCGATGTGTCCTTCGACGTCCGCAAGGGCGAGGTCTTCGTCGTCATGGGGTTGTCGGGCTCCGGCAAGTCGACGCTCGTACGCTGCCTGACCAGGCTGATCGAGCCCACCTCCGGCTCGATCGCCATCGACGGCGAGGACGTGCTGTCGATGGACGCGTCCCGGCTGCGCGAACTGCGCCGCCACCGCGCCGCCATGGTCTTCCAGCACTTCGGGCTGCTGCCGCACCGGTCGGTGATCGACAACGTCGCGTACGGTCTTGAGATCCAGGGCGTCCCGCGCGCCGAACGGCGGGATCGGGCGGCCGAGTTCGTCACCAAGGTCGGCCTCGAAGGCCTGGAGGGCCGCCGCCCCGGCCAGCTGTCCGGCGGCCAGCAGCAGCGGGTGGGACTGGCCCGCGCACTGGCAGTCGACCCCGAAGTCCTGCTGTTCGACGAGCCGTTCAGCGCGCTCGACCCACTGATCAGGCGCGACATGCAGGAGGAGGTCGTACGGCTGCACGGCGAGGAGGGCCGCACGATGGTCTTCATCACGCACGACCTCGGCGAGGCGCTGAAACTCGGCGACCGGATCGCGCTGATGCGGGACGGCCGGATCGTGCAGCTCGGCACGCCCGAGGAGATCGTGGGCGCCCCCGCGGACGACTACGTCCGCGACTTCGTCCGCGACGTGCCGCGCGAACACGTCATGACCGTGCGCACGGCGATGCGGCCGGCCGAGGCCGCCGAGGCGGACAGCGGCCCGGCGCTGGCCCCCGGCGCCACGGTCCACGAAGCCATCGAGGCCGTGGTCCGCAGCGGCGGGACGGCCCGGGTCGTCGAGGACGGCCGCTGCGTGGGCGTGGTCGGCCACGCGGACCTGCTCGGTGTGGTGGCGGGGCTCGCCCCGCAGAAGGAGGCGGCCTGA
- a CDS encoding aldehyde dehydrogenase family protein translates to MSAAQQTIHVGGQWRSAVSGATRDIVDPVDASVFAVVSEGDVADTDAAVAAARAAFDDGSWPRTPVTERAGLLRRVADLLERDREKIGALESQDAGKTLEEGRVDVDCVRDAFRYFADLVMDESGGRVVDAGNDEVHSVVVHEPVGVCALITPWNYPLLQASWKIAPALAAGNTFVIKPSEITPLTTVALIGLLAEAGLPQGVANIVTGAGATVGARLAEHPDVDLVSFTGGLASGTKVARAAADTVKKVALELGGKNPNVVFADACATDEGFDTAVDQALNAAFIHSGQVCSAGSRLIVEEPLRDRFVTELARRAERIRLGRGTDPGVECGPLVSARQLARTEDFVASAIGEGAVLRAGGERPDGPGYFYRPTVLDRCDRRMRVVREEVFGPVLTVETFRTEEEAVALANDTEYGLAGAVWTADAGRARRVAGRLRHGTVWINDFHPYLPQAEWGGFGKSGIGRELGPTGLAEYREAKHIYQNLAPRPVRWFAG, encoded by the coding sequence GTGTCGGCAGCACAACAGACCATCCATGTGGGCGGACAATGGCGTTCGGCCGTCTCCGGCGCCACGCGCGACATCGTCGACCCCGTCGACGCGAGCGTCTTCGCCGTCGTGTCGGAGGGCGACGTCGCCGACACCGATGCCGCCGTCGCCGCCGCGCGTGCCGCCTTCGACGACGGCTCCTGGCCGCGTACTCCCGTGACCGAACGGGCCGGCCTGCTGCGACGCGTCGCGGACCTGCTGGAACGGGACCGGGAGAAGATCGGCGCCCTGGAGAGCCAGGACGCCGGAAAGACCCTCGAAGAGGGGCGCGTCGATGTCGACTGCGTGCGAGACGCCTTCCGCTACTTCGCCGACCTCGTCATGGACGAGAGCGGCGGACGAGTCGTCGACGCCGGGAACGACGAGGTCCACAGCGTCGTCGTCCACGAACCCGTCGGCGTGTGCGCATTGATCACCCCCTGGAACTACCCACTGCTACAGGCGAGTTGGAAGATCGCCCCGGCCCTCGCGGCCGGCAACACCTTCGTGATCAAGCCCAGCGAGATCACCCCGCTCACCACCGTCGCACTGATCGGGCTCCTGGCGGAGGCCGGGCTGCCGCAGGGCGTCGCCAACATCGTCACCGGCGCCGGGGCCACCGTCGGCGCCCGCCTCGCCGAGCACCCGGACGTCGACCTCGTCTCGTTCACCGGCGGCCTGGCCAGCGGTACGAAGGTGGCGCGGGCCGCCGCCGACACCGTCAAGAAGGTCGCACTCGAACTCGGCGGCAAGAACCCCAACGTCGTCTTCGCCGACGCCTGCGCCACCGACGAGGGCTTCGACACCGCCGTCGACCAGGCGCTCAACGCCGCCTTCATCCACAGCGGTCAGGTCTGCTCCGCCGGATCGCGCCTCATCGTCGAGGAGCCGCTGCGCGACCGGTTCGTCACCGAACTCGCCCGCCGCGCCGAGCGGATCCGCCTCGGCCGGGGCACCGACCCCGGCGTCGAATGCGGGCCGCTCGTCTCCGCGCGGCAGCTCGCGAGGACCGAGGACTTCGTCGCGTCCGCCATCGGGGAGGGCGCCGTGCTCCGGGCCGGCGGCGAACGGCCCGACGGCCCCGGCTACTTCTACCGCCCCACCGTCCTCGACCGGTGCGACCGCCGGATGCGCGTCGTCCGTGAGGAGGTCTTCGGCCCCGTCCTGACCGTCGAGACCTTCCGCACGGAGGAGGAGGCCGTCGCTCTCGCCAACGACACCGAGTACGGGCTCGCCGGCGCCGTGTGGACCGCCGACGCGGGCCGCGCCCGGCGCGTTGCCGGGCGGCTGCGCCACGGCACCGTCTGGATCAACGACTTCCACCCCTACCTCCCGCAGGCCGAATGGGGTGGCTTCGGGAAGTCCGGCATCGGCCGCGAGCTGGGCCCGACCGGGCTCGCCGAGTACCGCGAGGCCAAGCACATCTACCAGAACCTCGCCCCGCGCCCCGTGCGCTGGTTCGCGGGCTGA
- a CDS encoding metallophosphoesterase family protein, giving the protein MDRRSFMATTGTASLVGGALAAGAGLAAPAAEAAPYRPGKGRTVRFNIISDIQGDLTDFGKALDDLHRVNPDSAGLGIAGDITPRGYDFEYAAVRQTLERHPHPKNVAWAIGNHEFYVPKYSDPNTLAQATWPNGTTEDSLFRSFYNFAGRNKVYSETSFGGVPVLSLGTERYSHYHDAKLWDEVWISDEQFAWLEDRLAYWARRRRPVMVLTHHPLPNTVSGTHNKLYLNDYLQPDRLLSILGRHKDVFLFSGHTHWDLNLSDWVVRRVVPGTGNLEGFTVVNTAAVQVGWMDDGKGGEVSLGDAFNQGLQVEVGPHSVVIKARDFTTGTWLKQLTVPLHTSA; this is encoded by the coding sequence ATGGATCGCAGATCGTTCATGGCCACCACAGGCACCGCGTCCCTGGTGGGCGGTGCCCTTGCCGCCGGGGCCGGACTCGCGGCACCGGCGGCCGAGGCCGCTCCGTACCGGCCAGGCAAGGGCCGGACGGTCCGGTTCAACATCATCAGTGACATCCAGGGCGACCTGACGGACTTCGGCAAGGCCCTCGATGATCTGCACCGCGTCAACCCCGACAGTGCGGGCCTCGGCATAGCCGGCGACATCACCCCGCGCGGCTACGACTTCGAGTACGCGGCGGTCCGCCAGACCCTTGAGCGGCACCCGCATCCCAAGAACGTCGCCTGGGCCATCGGCAACCACGAGTTCTACGTGCCGAAGTACAGCGACCCCAACACCCTGGCACAGGCGACCTGGCCCAACGGCACGACGGAGGACTCCCTCTTCCGCAGCTTCTACAACTTCGCCGGCCGCAACAAGGTCTACTCCGAGACGTCGTTCGGTGGCGTGCCCGTGCTCAGTCTCGGGACCGAGCGCTACTCGCACTACCACGACGCGAAGCTGTGGGACGAGGTGTGGATCAGCGACGAGCAGTTCGCCTGGCTGGAGGACCGTCTCGCGTACTGGGCCCGCCGCCGCAGGCCCGTCATGGTGCTGACCCACCACCCGCTGCCCAACACCGTGTCGGGCACCCACAACAAGCTCTACCTCAACGACTACCTCCAGCCCGACCGGCTCCTGTCGATCCTCGGCCGGCACAAGGACGTGTTCCTATTCTCCGGGCACACCCACTGGGACCTCAACCTGTCCGACTGGGTGGTGCGCCGGGTCGTCCCCGGAACCGGCAACCTCGAAGGCTTCACCGTCGTCAACACCGCAGCCGTCCAGGTGGGCTGGATGGACGACGGCAAGGGCGGCGAGGTCTCCCTCGGCGATGCCTTCAACCAGGGGCTCCAGGTCGAGGTCGGTCCCCACTCCGTCGTCATCAAGGCCCGTGACTTCACCACGGGTACCTGGCTCAAGCAGCTGACGGTCCCGCTGCACACCAGCGCCTGA
- a CDS encoding sugar phosphate isomerase/epimerase family protein → MTGSETRDRAPGTTVTRPGLCSVTFRQLPAAEVARRAADAGLEAVEWGADVHAPATEPDMLRAAREAGDSHGLTCCSYGSYFRATQDELAAFPWTARAAVLLGAPRVRVWAGGVGSAAVTPQERGATVACLREAARIGADHGLELALEFHSRTLTDTVDSTLRLLDEVGEDNLRTYWQPPLNAPDDEALAGLSRLVDRVSAVHVFSWWPGNRRLRLAERAELWTGVFGLLNERRVPMDALLEFVPGDDPAVLAHEAATLRRVAGHRQGPLPQDVLH, encoded by the coding sequence GTGACAGGCAGCGAGACCCGGGACCGCGCCCCGGGCACCACCGTGACCAGACCCGGATTGTGCTCGGTCACCTTCCGGCAGCTGCCGGCGGCAGAGGTCGCACGCCGGGCCGCGGACGCGGGCCTCGAAGCGGTCGAGTGGGGGGCGGACGTGCACGCACCCGCGACGGAACCCGACATGCTCCGCGCCGCCCGCGAGGCCGGCGACAGTCACGGACTCACCTGCTGCTCGTACGGCTCCTACTTCCGCGCCACGCAGGACGAGCTGGCCGCGTTCCCCTGGACCGCCCGTGCCGCGGTACTCCTGGGGGCGCCACGGGTACGGGTCTGGGCCGGCGGGGTCGGATCGGCGGCCGTCACACCGCAGGAGCGGGGCGCAACCGTGGCCTGTCTGCGGGAGGCGGCCCGGATCGGCGCGGACCACGGGCTGGAACTCGCGCTGGAGTTCCACTCCAGGACCCTCACCGACACCGTCGACTCGACGCTCCGGCTGCTGGACGAGGTCGGCGAGGACAATCTCCGTACCTACTGGCAACCGCCGCTGAACGCCCCCGACGACGAGGCGTTGGCGGGGCTCTCCCGGCTCGTCGACCGGGTCAGCGCGGTACACGTCTTCTCGTGGTGGCCGGGCAACCGCCGGCTGCGGCTGGCCGAGCGTGCGGAGCTGTGGACCGGGGTCTTCGGCCTGCTGAACGAACGGCGCGTCCCGATGGACGCGCTGCTGGAGTTCGTGCCCGGCGACGACCCCGCCGTGCTGGCGCACGAGGCCGCGACGCTTCGGCGCGTGGCAGGTCACCGTCAGGGGCCGCTGCCCCAGGACGTGCTTCATTAG